GCTCTGGAAGCGCAGGTCGGTCTTGAAGTCCTGCGCGATCTCGCGCACCAGGCGCTGGAACGGCAGCTTGCGGATCAGCAGCTCCGTGGACTTCTGGTAGCGCCGGATCTCGCGCAGGGCCACCGTGCCGGGCCGGTAGCGGTGCGGCTTCTTGACGCCGCCGGTGGCCGGCGCGCTCTTGCGGGCCGCCTTGGTGGCCAGCTGCTTGCGCGGGGCCTTGCCGCCCGTCGACTTGCGCGCCGTCTGCTTCGTACGAGCCATCTcgagaaaacagagagaagactACACTACCAAGTCTCGCAGACTACATTGCCCTTATATATACTCAGAACCGTTCCGATTGGTCTTGCATTTTTCAAAACTCCCGCGCGATGAAACCATTGGCTGAAGCTGAGGACGTGATTGGTGGACCACTGGAGGCTCCGATTGgataaattattaaacattcCAATCCGGTCTTTGTTGTAGTCAGCCAATCCAGAAATTAACCTTAGGATGTTCTGCTTCAACTCCTCTCAGATTCCAAATAAGGCATAaccagggggcaggggaagatgCTAACTCTGGCTCAGGAGACTCACGTAATGGAGCGCAAGACGGAGGGTCACGTCTTAAGAACAAATTTCTTTTCTGATGGTTACTTTAACTGAATTGAATAGCGGGGACAGCCCCTTTCTATATCCACTCTGGGAAACCACAGGTAAGACGACTGGCCCGGGGACGAAGCGGTCACCACCGTGTGACAAATGTTGGGATTTCCTTTCATTCACTTCAGCATAGAAACAGCCTGCGCCGATTTCCGGTCCCATACTTTTTTTGCCTTACGGCATCCCAGGCTACCACCCCTCCCATGGAGGTTCATTGAATTATCCCTTACTTCTGGTTTCCTCACTGTAGGTGTATTACTCGCTAAACATGATTGAACATGGAGGCCCCTGTCCATCTACATAAAGCTAGGGTTTTGCAAACATTACCATCACTAACTAGCTTCCCCTCACGTATTAGAACCTTGCCTACCATACTCCGGTTTCTGTCCAAGTTAAGCAGCCACAATTTATTGCAATGGATACACTGATTTTACTATCCAGAGCCCGTGCCCGTGTAAGGCTTACGTAATAGAAAAGGAACACTTTGTTACAAGCTTCCTAATTTGAAAATGTGGACggctctgaaaagagcctttggGTGGGAAAATAAGCTTTAGATGCACAAAGAGGTATTTAGGTAGGTTTACTTCCCCTTGGCCTTGTGGTGGCTCTCGGTCTTCTTGGGCAGCAGCACGGCCTGGATGTTGGGCAGGACGCCGCCCTGCGCGATGGTCACGCGGCCCAGCAGCTTGTTGAGCTCCTCGTCGTTGCGGATGGCCAGCTGCAGGTGGCGCGGGATGATGCGCGTCTTCTTGTTGTCGCGGGCCGCGTTGCCCGCCAGCTCCAGGATCTCGGCCGTCAGGTACTCCAGCACGGCCGCCAGGTACACCGGCGCGCCCGCCCCGACCCGCTCCGCGTAGTTGCCCTTGCGGAGCAGGCGGTGGACGCGGCCCACCGGGAACTGGAGCCCGGCGCGCGACGAGCGCGTCTTGGCCTTGGCGCGAGCCTTGCCGCCCTGCTTCCCGCGACCCGACATGATAGCACAGCAACAACGCAGTAAAGAACAGGAGTCGAGACCGGCAAAACGCAAAGAGCTAAACTATTATACCCTGAGGCGGTTTCGTAAAGCAGCTTATGCCGTTGGCACAGAAGAAATTCCagccaatcaaaagacacagccAGAGTGCAACAATGCCCCTAATTTGCATAGAACGTTTGTGAGTTACAAGATCAAATTATTTAAGGTTGAACTACGGGGAAAGACCAATGAGAGCTTAGGATAAAGAAGGAGCCTATCGGCGGTTAGGATACTGTAGAAGCCAATCAGAAATGTAAGTCTGCAATCCCTAATTTGCATACGTGTCAAATAAATAGGAGGGCGCTTGGTCGCGGGCGTACTTTTGTCGTTGCGCTTTAGTACTGGTTTCTGATTGTAAAGCCCGAGCCCGCCAAGTCCGCGCCGGCCCCGAAGAAGGGCTCCAAGAAGGCGGTGACCAAGGCGCAGAAGAAGGACGGCAAGAAGCGCAAGCGCAGCCGCAAGGAGAGCTATTCCATCTACGTGTACAAGGTGCTGAAGCAGGTGCACCCCGACACGGGCATCTCGTCCAAGGCCATGGGCATCATGAACTCGTTCGTCAACGACATCTTCGAGCGCATCGCGGGCGAGGCGTCGCGCCTGGCGCATTACAACAAGCGCTCGACCATCACGTCCAGGGAGATCCAGACGGCCGTGCGCCTGCTGCTGCCCGGGGAGCTGGCCAAGCACGCCGTGTCCGAGGGCACCAAGGCCTTCACCAAGTACACCAGCTTCAAGCAAACTCCTGTGCAACTACGACAACGACTTCAGGCCCTTTTAAGAGCCACCCATATGCTCACTTAAAGAGCTGTAACTTGAGCTTGAAAATGACCAGTACAGCCATTGTAATACTTTGTCAAGCGGTATTAATCTAGAAGCAAAACGTAATTCCAGCCTGTGAGAATCACCAAAGGGTAAATCTATGCAACTGGACTATTGTGTTCTCTTAGCTGCTCTGGTAGCTCCTTACTGAGTGTAATGTTCCTGGAGGCCCACCACACTTGGAGAGGCTTCGTTTCCCCATTTTGTTTCGCTTTGTTATTTCCACTACCCTAGATCAGAGAGTAATTAGGGGCAAAGTGTCGGGTGGCCCTAAATTAAAAGAGGAACATTCTTTTAGAAAATCCACTTGCTGTGAGCATCCGAGTGGCTACAGTGGCATCTAATGGAGCCATGTACTATCTGCGACTTGCATTTCTAAATCCCAGCGGATTTCTTGCCAGTCTCAAACCCATGTCCTTCCAATTCCACCAGTTTCTTCGCCAAAAACG
The Canis lupus dingo isolate Sandy chromosome 35, ASM325472v2, whole genome shotgun sequence genome window above contains:
- the LOC112674418 gene encoding histone H2B type 1-J-like; this translates as MIAQQQRSKEQESRPAKRKELNYYTLRRFRKAAYAVGTEEIPANQKTQPECNNAPNLHRTFYWFLIVKPEPAKSAPAPKKGSKKAVTKAQKKDGKKRKRSRKESYSIYVYKVLKQVHPDTGISSKAMGIMNSFVNDIFERIAGEASRLAHYNKRSTITSREIQTAVRLLLPGELAKHAVSEGTKAFTKYTSFKQTPVQLRQRLQALLRATHMLT